The Micromonospora sp. NBC_00421 DNA window GAGACCGAACCCTCGGCGTAGTTCACCGTGGCGTTGGTGGCGGTCACCGAACCGCTCTTGACGCCGGTGGTGCTGCCGGAACGTCGCACGCTCTGGCCGACGTACGCGTTGACGGCACCGGTGACGTCCTGGTAGCTGCCGTTGTAGAGGGAGACGTTGCCGGTCGCGTTGGCGGAGTTGCTGTGCCGGACGATGCCGTAGTCGTTGCCCGGGAAGCTGGTGCCGGTACGGGTGCCCAGCACACTGGTCTGGCCGGAGTTCGAGTACCAGGTCGAGCCGATGTTGGTGCAGTGCCCGGCGGTCAGGAAGAAGGTCTGGCCGGCGCTGTTGCGGACGTTGAAGCCGAGCGAGCAGCGGCCGCCACCGGTGTAGATGGCCTGGCCGCCGGAGATCCGGGTGCCGAGCACGCCGGCCTCGGCCTCGACCCGGACAGCGCCGCCGGTGCGCGCGGCGGCGGCCTTGACCTTCGCCAGCTTGGCACCGGTGACGGTGCTGTCGACCGAGACGACGACCTGGTTGGTGACCGCGTCGGTCCACCAGGCGGTGCCGGGGATCTTCGCCGAGCGCTCCAGCTCGGCGGTGGCGGAGCGGAGCTGGGCGGCGCCCCGGGTGACCAGCTTCGGGGTGGCGCCGGCGGCGCGGACCTGACGGGCGGCGGCGGAGTCGGTGACCGCGACGACCATCTTGCCGCTGCCGTCGGCGAAGGTGCCGGCGGCACGGTCGCCGAGGCGGTCGGCCAGGCTGGCGGCGGCGTCGGGGGATGCGGGCGAGGCGGGGGCCGCCTGGGCGGGTGCGCCCAGCAGCGCGCCGGTGACCAGGGTGCCGGCCATGGCGACGGCGGCGACGTGGCGGAGTGAGGACCTCGTGGGTCGCATGCAACAACCTCCGGGAGGGGGTGACGGGCGGCGTCATGGAAACGCACCCGGGGACACCCGACCGACCTGGGAAAACCGGCCGAGTGAACTGAAGTATTCACATATTTAAGATCGTTATCAAGACATGGCTTTGCCCGGATTCACCCCGCCCGCCGATATGACGGGCAGGCAACACGGTGGACACATCCATGTCAGACCCCCACCAGCACGGCCCACCCCGCCGCCACGGCCTCCCCCACCCCCGCGAGCGTGGGAGCCGGTCGAAGTCACCGCCCCAGGTGAGATGCCCGTCGGTACCACCCGGCACTGACGACGGCCCAACGGTGACGACGGCGCCCCTTCCAGCCGCGAGGGTGCCATCGGATCCCGCCCGGAGACCGGCAAGGGGCAGCGGCGCACTGCTGGCGCAGCCACCTCCACCGCGCGGGTCGTCGCCGACAATCACCTCGCCTCCCGCCGCTCCGGCGAAACACGGCGAGTCCGGCGAAAAGCGACGCCACCCGCTCATCACACAAAGTCACCACAGCCCGACCCAACCACCCACCACTCGCTCCCTTTGCTCTGCTGCCCCGACAGCGACAGTCACGAGCGGTAGCCGCAGCTCGCGGTCACCGGAAGCATCAGCACCAAGCTTTCCGCAGGCCAGATGATGTGGTGCCGCGATGGCAGCAGAGCAAAGCGCGGTGAGGAGGAAAAGGGCGGGCGACGCGTCGGTCACAATACGTAACAGCGCGGGCCAGTCACCCTGTGTTATCTGCGGATGCGGGCAGGCGAGTTGTCCGGCGGGCGGCGGGCGGCGGGCACCCGCACCCACCCTTCCGGTGGCAGCCGCGGGTCCGGGCGGCCAACGGATGAACGTCGTTCAGGCGCGAGCGGCCAGCTTGGCCGCGCGGGCGTCGCGCTTCTCCTCGAACCGGGAGGCGGCCTGCTCCAGGCCGTCCAGGTGGGCGGCGATCTCGTCGCGGGCGGCCTCACCGTCGGCGTTCAGGCCGACGACGTTGAACACGTCCCACTGGCGCAGCACCGGGGCCACCACGTCGTCGCGGTGCTGACGCAGGTCGTAGATGCCGGCCAGCGCGATCGCCACCGACTTGCGGGTGAAGCCCTCGATGCCCACGCCGGGCATCTGGAAGTCGCCGAGCACCTCGGCGATTGCCCGCATCGTCTGGCTGGGGGCCACTTCCAGGGCCGCGCCGAGCAGGTTGCGGTAGAAGACCATGTGCAGGTTCTCGTCGGCCGCGACCCGGCTCAGCAGCGCCTCGCAGACCGGGTCGCCGGTGATCCGGCCGGTGTTGCGGTGCGAGATCCGGGTGGCCAACTCCTGAAACGACACGTACGCCAGCGAGCGCAGCATCGACGAGTCGTGCGAGTTGCTGTAACCGGCCGTCATGTGCACCATCCGGGCCCGTTCCAGGGCCACCGGGTCGACCGCCCGGGTCACCGTGAGGTAGTCCCGGATGGCGGTGCCGTGCCGCCCCTCCTCGGCGGTCCACCGGCCCACCCAGGTCCCCCACGCCCCGTCCGGCCCGAACAGGCTGGCGATCTGGTGATGGTACGACGGCAGGTTGTCCTCGGTGAGCAGGTTGACGATCAACGCGGTCCGGGCCACGTCGGGCAGCGTCGAGTCCCCCTCCGACCATGCCTCGCCGCCGAGCGGGCCGTCGAAGGTGCGTCCCTCGCTCCACGGCACGTACTCGTGCGGGAACCACTCCTTCGCCACCGACAGGTGACGGTCGAGGTTCTTGGCTACCACGGGTTCGAGTTCGTGCAGCAGCGCGGTCTGGTTCAGCTCGGTCACAGGGGCCTCCCTACGGTGGCGTAACTTACGCCACCGTAGGTCCCCGTCGGCGTACGCGCCAGTAACCGGGGGACTCAGCCGATGCGTGGCTTCAGGTCCTGGTGGGGCGGCATCCACTCCCCCGCCACGGCACCCGACTGCTCGCCCGAGCGGATGTCCTTGACCTGGTCGCCCTCGGCCCCGGGGAACCACACGTACGGAATGCCTCGGCGCTCGGCGTACCGGATCTGCTTGCCGAACTTCGCCGCGTTCGGCGACACCTCGGTCGGCACGCCCCGCGACCGCAGCGCCTCGGCCACGGCGTTGCTGGCCGCCCGCTCCTCCTCGACGCCGACCGCCACCAGCACACACGTCGGCACGTTGCGCGAGATCGACAACGCGTCGGCGCCGAAGAGCAGGCCGAGCAGCCGGGTCACCCCGATCGAGATGCCGACGCCCGGGTACGACACGGCACCGGCGCTGGCCAGGTCGTCGTACCGGCCCCCGGAGCAGATCGAGCCGAAGCGCTCGTATCCGAGCAACTGCGTCTCGTACACGGTGCCGGTGTAGTAGTCCAGGCCACGGGCGATCCGCAGGTCGGCGACGCAGAGCCCCGGCGCGTGCGCGGCGGCGGTCTCCACCACCGCCACCAGTTCGGCGATGCCCTCGTCGAGCAGCGGATCGGTCACCCCGAGGGCACGCACCGCGTCGGCGAAGGAGGCGTCCGGGGCGGAGATCTCGGCCAGCGCGAGGCACGCCTTGGCCTGCGCCTCGCTCGCCCCGGCCGTCTCGGCCAGCAACCCGGCCACCTTCGCCGGACCGATCTTGTCGAGCTTGTCGACCGCGCGCAGCGCCGCCTCCGGATCCGTCAGCCCGATGCCCCGGTAGAAGCCCTCGCAGATCTTGCGGTTGTTGACCTGGATCCGCACCGGCGGGATGGGCAACGCGCGCAGCGCGTCCCCGATCACCAGTGGCATCTCCGCCTCGTAGTGCGCCGGCAGGGTGTCCCGGTCGACGATGTCGATGTCGGCCTGGAGGAACTCCCGGTAGCGCCCCTCCTGCGGGCGTTCACCCCGCCACACCTTCTGGATCTGGTAGCGGCGGAACGGGAACTGGAGCTTGCCGGCGTTCTCCAGCACGTAC harbors:
- a CDS encoding S1 family peptidase, which translates into the protein MRPTRSSLRHVAAVAMAGTLVTGALLGAPAQAAPASPASPDAAASLADRLGDRAAGTFADGSGKMVVAVTDSAAARQVRAAGATPKLVTRGAAQLRSATAELERSAKIPGTAWWTDAVTNQVVVSVDSTVTGAKLAKVKAAAARTGGAVRVEAEAGVLGTRISGGQAIYTGGGRCSLGFNVRNSAGQTFFLTAGHCTNIGSTWYSNSGQTSVLGTRTGTSFPGNDYGIVRHSNSANATGNVSLYNGSYQDVTGAVNAYVGQSVRRSGSTTGVKSGSVTATNATVNYAEGSVSGLIRTNVCAEPGDSGGSLFSGTSAVGLTSGGSGNCTSGGTTYFQPVTEPLSVYGVSII
- a CDS encoding acyl-ACP desaturase, producing MTELNQTALLHELEPVVAKNLDRHLSVAKEWFPHEYVPWSEGRTFDGPLGGEAWSEGDSTLPDVARTALIVNLLTEDNLPSYHHQIASLFGPDGAWGTWVGRWTAEEGRHGTAIRDYLTVTRAVDPVALERARMVHMTAGYSNSHDSSMLRSLAYVSFQELATRISHRNTGRITGDPVCEALLSRVAADENLHMVFYRNLLGAALEVAPSQTMRAIAEVLGDFQMPGVGIEGFTRKSVAIALAGIYDLRQHRDDVVAPVLRQWDVFNVVGLNADGEAARDEIAAHLDGLEQAASRFEEKRDARAAKLAARA
- the hisS gene encoding histidine--tRNA ligase, with product MSKPTPISGFPEWTTSQRMIEQFVLDRIRHTFELYGFAPLETRSVEPLDQLLRKGETSKEVYLLRRLQADADGPAGDDALGLHFDLTVPFARYVLENAGKLQFPFRRYQIQKVWRGERPQEGRYREFLQADIDIVDRDTLPAHYEAEMPLVIGDALRALPIPPVRIQVNNRKICEGFYRGIGLTDPEAALRAVDKLDKIGPAKVAGLLAETAGASEAQAKACLALAEISAPDASFADAVRALGVTDPLLDEGIAELVAVVETAAAHAPGLCVADLRIARGLDYYTGTVYETQLLGYERFGSICSGGRYDDLASAGAVSYPGVGISIGVTRLLGLLFGADALSISRNVPTCVLVAVGVEEERAASNAVAEALRSRGVPTEVSPNAAKFGKQIRYAERRGIPYVWFPGAEGDQVKDIRSGEQSGAVAGEWMPPHQDLKPRIG